The following proteins are co-located in the Euwallacea fornicatus isolate EFF26 chromosome 16, ASM4011564v1, whole genome shotgun sequence genome:
- the LOC136344027 gene encoding mitogen-activated protein kinase kinase kinase 11-like isoform X4, which produces MPPLVGAPSPVRQLRRMDRSTVARYTFTGPPSSCPSTPSSTQLVEIYPGCSGLCTALYDYAAQTEDELTLQKGEIVVILSKDAKISGDEGWWTGRISEKVGIFPANFVIDSCETDSSVDTIFADVNLIKIDFKELKLEEVIGVGGFCKVYRGEWRGEEVAVKAARQDADEDVQVTMENVIKEAKLFCLLRHENIVSLEGVCLQEPNLCLVLEYCRGGSLNRVLAGRKIRPDILVDWAIQIARGMDYLHCRAPISLIHRDLKSSNVLLSEAIENEDLNFKTLKITDFGLAREVYQTTRMSQAGTYAWMAPEVIRDSTFSKASDIWSYGVLLWELLTGEVPYKGIDTLAVAYGVACNKLTLPIPTTCPQPWKELMQKCWEPDPHNRPSFEQILVDLDVIVHSSFTQTPHESFHIMQEDWREEIEVVLLELRRKEKELRSREEDLNRAQMQQRLHEEELKQKEQELHAREMHILERELNFMINQQQTPTPKKRKGKFKRSRLKFGKEPGTIISSPLDFRHTLTVKHTLEPKGGIPNSPPGSPAVPRLRAIAPLSDPADGVKGKTWGPSTCHQKERGQIMLPTAKNSVNFSKSAPNLDKSRSSPGGVPRIIHSEIGYSQECLPSIIYYVPPEDWGPEYPIAGSVRHNIPMPTLYNAEGQRLKPKLSIVELVLYNIAAMLAGVASGYDVRLSNISPLHPKLQPNSHVEVDMPAWRPVEPQDYEYSTISGYNHNTYHGPTKHCRPMLTGSQLLAVKNEEKRPLRFTDSPQHHAPNPSPRRKSSSTSNDGSDLYGPFERSATIYIPGDYHRCQTDPGHCVGCSIRQPEPYPTYSGQYDQSCSSEHSGTTATLYGYGTDYAYDNPSSISSHSGGRTPQRMPIQSHRRTPSNVSNASSTTTSGSNVNPSFRLEEECTPTHYLPRRPQYEFDYNSYSRTNSQDSNFERPTTLETVGYTKLRSSLKRNNYTTGGHSGGNTPTNPTPPDSLTSDDSSYISAKESNNGSVSRVRFSPTTLIDLPVPGQNLDTTIPLQARRSRPRPTLAEMEREFL; this is translated from the exons ATGCCTCCATTGGTGGGCGCCCCCTCGCCCGTCCGCCAACTGAGGCGCATGGACCGCTCTACTGTCGCCCGATACACATTTACGGGCCCCCCCAGCAGCTGTCCCAGTACTCCTAGTTCTACACAGTTAG TTGAAATTTATCCAGGATGCTCAGGGTTATGCACCGCTTTGTACGACTATGCAGCACAGACTGAAGACGAGTTAACACTCCAGAAAGGGGAAATTGTTGTGATATTATCTAAAGATGCCAAGATATCTGGTGATGAAGGCTGGTGGACAGGGAGGATTAGTGAAAAG gTTGGAATCTTCCCTgcaaattttgttattgattCTTGCGAAACAGACAGCAGTGTTGACACAATTTTTGCCGATGTCAATCTcatcaaaattgattttaaggAACTCAAGCTGGAAGAGGTGATAGGAGTCGGTGGCTTTTGTAAG GTATACCGAGGAGAATGGCGTGGAGAAGAGGTGGCCGTAAAAGCCGCTCGCCAAGATGCGGACGAAGACGTACAGGTCACAATGGAAAACGTAATAAAGGAGGCGAAGCTCTTCTGTCTCTTGAGGCACGAGAACATTGTCTCGTTAGAAGGCGTGTGCCTCCAGGAACCAAACCTTTGCCTGGTCCTGGAATACTGTCGCGGCGGTTCCCTGAATCGTGTACTAGCCGGTCGGAAGATCCGACCGGACATTCTGGTGGACTGGGCCATTCAGATAGCGCGGGGTATGGATTATCTGCACTGCAGAGCACCCATATCGCTCATTCATCGggatttgaaaagttccaatg TTCTACTTAGCGAAGCGATCGAAAACgaagatttgaatttcaaaacgttaaaaataacCGACTTTGGCCTGGCCAGAGAAGTTTATCAGACTACTAGGATGTCACAAGCTG GAACGTACGCATGGATGGCTCCGGAAGTAATCCGAGATTCCACATTCTCAAAAGCCAGCGACATCTGGAGTTACGGAGTGCTCCTTTGGGAACTACTAACAGGAGAAGTGCCTTATAAAGGAATTGATACGTTGGCTGTTGCTTATGGGGTAGCATGCAACAAGCTCACTCTTCCAATACCCACTACGTGTCCTCAACCGTGGAAAGAATTGATGCAAA AATGTTGGGAACCGGATCCTCACAATCGCCCTTCATTCGAACAGATACTTGTGGATTTGGATGTAATCGTGCACTCATCATTCACTCAAACTCCTCATGAATCGTTCCATATTATGCAGGAAGATTGGCGGGAGGAAATTGAGGTGGTGCTATTGGAGCTTcgcagaaaagaaaaa GAATTGCGGAGCAGAGAGGAGGATTTGAATCGCGCCCAAATGCAACAAAGACTGCATGAAGAAGaactgaaacaaaaagaaCAGGAGTTGCATGCGAGGGAAATGCACATCTTGGAGCGGGAATTGAACTTCATGATCAATCAGCAGCAAACGCCAACTCCGAAGAAGAGAAAAG gaaaatttaaacgttccCGTTTGAAGTTTGGAAAAGAACCTGGAACGATAATTAGTTCTCCGCTGGATTTCCGACATACGTTAACCGTAAAACACACTTTGGAACCTAAAGGAGGCATTCCTAATAGCCCTCCAGGCTCGCCTGCCGTTCCTCGCTTAAGAGCAATAGCGC CTCTTTCAGACCCTGCGGATGGCGTGAAAGGTAAGACGTGGGGCCCGAGCACGTGTCACCAGAAGGAACGAGGCCAAATCATGTTGCCAACAGCGAAAAACAGCgtgaatttttccaaaagcgCCCCAAACCTGGACAAATCGAGATCGTCCCCGGGGGGTGTTCCCCGCATCATTCACAGCGAAATAG GCTACTCTCAGGAGTGTCTTCCAAGTATAATAT ATTACGTGCCTCCTGAAGATTGGGGACCGGAATATCCTATTGCGGGTTCGGTTAGGCATAATATTCCCATGCCCACGCTGTATAATGCGGAAG GTCAAAGATTAAAACCAAAGCTCAGCATAGTAGAACTAGTCCTTTACAACATTGCCGCCATGTTGGCCGGAGTGGCTTCCGGATACGACGTAAGACTGTCCAATATATCCCCTTTGCACCCTAAATTGCAACCCAATAG TCATGTTGAAGTAGATATGCCAGCCTGGAGACCTGTAGAGCCTCAAGATTATGAATATTCCACTATATCCGGTTACAATCACAACACATACCATGGCCCCACGAAACATTGCAGACCTATGTTGACGGGGTCCCAATTGCTGGCTGTTAAAAACGAGGAGAAGCGACCATTAAGGTTCACAGATTCCCCTCAACACCACGCCCCTAACCCTTCACCTCGAAGGAAGTCAAGTTCAACCAGTAACGACGGCTCAGATCTCTACGGACCTTTCGAAAGATCGGCCACTATATACATTCCAGGAGATTATCACAGATGCCAGACTGATCCAGGGCATTGTGTGGGTTGCAGTATTCGACAACCGGAACCTTACCCTACGTATAGTGGGCAGTATGACCAAAGTTGCAGTTCTGAGCATAGTGGAACCACTGCCACTTTGTATGGTTATGGGACCGATTATGCTTATGATAACCCGAGTAGTATTAGCAGTCATAGTGGGGGAAGGACGCCACAAAGGATGCCCATTCAGAGCCATCGGAGGACGCCGTCTAATGTTAGTAATGCGAGTTCGACTACCACAAGTGGGTCGAATGTTAATCCTAGCTTTAg atTAGAAGAAGAATGCACCCCCACTCACTACCTCCCTAGACGACCGCAGTATGAATTTGACTATAACTCATACTCCCGAACCAATTCTcaagattcaaattttgaaaggccTACAACATTAGAAACG GTTGGATATACTAAACTGCGCTCCAGTTTGAAGCGAAATAATTACACAACAGGGGGCCATTCTGGTGGAAACACCCCCACAAATCCCACACCTCCGGACAGTCTAACCAGCGACGATAGTTCGTATATTTCTGCCAAGGAGAGTAATAATGGATCTGTCAGCAG AGTTCGCTTTTCACCGACAACTCTCATAGATTTGCCAGTCCCTGGGCAAAATTTAGACACCACGATACCTTTACAGGCACGAAGGAGTCGGCCACGACCCACTTTAGCTGAGATGGAAAGggaatttttatag
- the LOC136344027 gene encoding mitogen-activated protein kinase kinase kinase 11-like isoform X7, which yields MPPLVGAPSPVRQLRRMDRSTVARYTFTGPPSSCPSTPSSTQLVEIYPGCSGLCTALYDYAAQTEDELTLQKGEIVVILSKDAKISGDEGWWTGRISEKVGIFPANFVIDSCETDSSVDTIFADVNLIKIDFKELKLEEVIGVGGFCKVYRGEWRGEEVAVKAARQDADEDVQVTMENVIKEAKLFCLLRHENIVSLEGVCLQEPNLCLVLEYCRGGSLNRVLAGRKIRPDILVDWAIQIARGMDYLHCRAPISLIHRDLKSSNVLLSEAIENEDLNFKTLKITDFGLAREVYQTTRMSQAGTYAWMAPEVIRDSTFSKASDIWSYGVLLWELLTGEVPYKGIDTLAVAYGVACNKLTLPIPTTCPQPWKELMQKCWEPDPHNRPSFEQILVDLDVIVHSSFTQTPHESFHIMQEDWREEIEVVLLELRRKEKACKSYEEELRSREEDLNRAQMQQRLHEEELKQKEQELHAREMHILERELNFMINQQQTPTPKKRKGKFKRSRLKFGKEPGTIISSPLDFRHTLTVKHTLEPKGGIPNSPPGSPAVPRLRAIAHPADGVKGKTWGPSTCHQKERGQIMLPTAKNSVNFSKSAPNLDKSRSSPGGVPRIIHSEIDYVPPEDWGPEYPIAGSVRHNIPMPTLYNAEGQRLKPKLSIVELVLYNIAAMLAGVASGYDVRLSNISPLHPKLQPNSHVEVDMPAWRPVEPQDYEYSTISGYNHNTYHGPTKHCRPMLTGSQLLAVKNEEKRPLRFTDSPQHHAPNPSPRRKSSSTSNDGSDLYGPFERSATIYIPGDYHRCQTDPGHCVGCSIRQPEPYPTYSGQYDQSCSSEHSGTTATLYGYGTDYAYDNPSSISSHSGGRTPQRMPIQSHRRTPSNVSNASSTTTSGSNVNPSFRLEEECTPTHYLPRRPQYEFDYNSYSRTNSQDSNFERPTTLETVGYTKLRSSLKRNNYTTGGHSGGNTPTNPTPPDSLTSDDSSYISAKESNNGSVSRVRFSPTTLIDLPVPGQNLDTTIPLQARRSRPRPTLAEMEREFL from the exons ATGCCTCCATTGGTGGGCGCCCCCTCGCCCGTCCGCCAACTGAGGCGCATGGACCGCTCTACTGTCGCCCGATACACATTTACGGGCCCCCCCAGCAGCTGTCCCAGTACTCCTAGTTCTACACAGTTAG TTGAAATTTATCCAGGATGCTCAGGGTTATGCACCGCTTTGTACGACTATGCAGCACAGACTGAAGACGAGTTAACACTCCAGAAAGGGGAAATTGTTGTGATATTATCTAAAGATGCCAAGATATCTGGTGATGAAGGCTGGTGGACAGGGAGGATTAGTGAAAAG gTTGGAATCTTCCCTgcaaattttgttattgattCTTGCGAAACAGACAGCAGTGTTGACACAATTTTTGCCGATGTCAATCTcatcaaaattgattttaaggAACTCAAGCTGGAAGAGGTGATAGGAGTCGGTGGCTTTTGTAAG GTATACCGAGGAGAATGGCGTGGAGAAGAGGTGGCCGTAAAAGCCGCTCGCCAAGATGCGGACGAAGACGTACAGGTCACAATGGAAAACGTAATAAAGGAGGCGAAGCTCTTCTGTCTCTTGAGGCACGAGAACATTGTCTCGTTAGAAGGCGTGTGCCTCCAGGAACCAAACCTTTGCCTGGTCCTGGAATACTGTCGCGGCGGTTCCCTGAATCGTGTACTAGCCGGTCGGAAGATCCGACCGGACATTCTGGTGGACTGGGCCATTCAGATAGCGCGGGGTATGGATTATCTGCACTGCAGAGCACCCATATCGCTCATTCATCGggatttgaaaagttccaatg TTCTACTTAGCGAAGCGATCGAAAACgaagatttgaatttcaaaacgttaaaaataacCGACTTTGGCCTGGCCAGAGAAGTTTATCAGACTACTAGGATGTCACAAGCTG GAACGTACGCATGGATGGCTCCGGAAGTAATCCGAGATTCCACATTCTCAAAAGCCAGCGACATCTGGAGTTACGGAGTGCTCCTTTGGGAACTACTAACAGGAGAAGTGCCTTATAAAGGAATTGATACGTTGGCTGTTGCTTATGGGGTAGCATGCAACAAGCTCACTCTTCCAATACCCACTACGTGTCCTCAACCGTGGAAAGAATTGATGCAAA AATGTTGGGAACCGGATCCTCACAATCGCCCTTCATTCGAACAGATACTTGTGGATTTGGATGTAATCGTGCACTCATCATTCACTCAAACTCCTCATGAATCGTTCCATATTATGCAGGAAGATTGGCGGGAGGAAATTGAGGTGGTGCTATTGGAGCTTcgcagaaaagaaaaa gCGTGCAAATCATACGAGGAG GAATTGCGGAGCAGAGAGGAGGATTTGAATCGCGCCCAAATGCAACAAAGACTGCATGAAGAAGaactgaaacaaaaagaaCAGGAGTTGCATGCGAGGGAAATGCACATCTTGGAGCGGGAATTGAACTTCATGATCAATCAGCAGCAAACGCCAACTCCGAAGAAGAGAAAAG gaaaatttaaacgttccCGTTTGAAGTTTGGAAAAGAACCTGGAACGATAATTAGTTCTCCGCTGGATTTCCGACATACGTTAACCGTAAAACACACTTTGGAACCTAAAGGAGGCATTCCTAATAGCCCTCCAGGCTCGCCTGCCGTTCCTCGCTTAAGAGCAATAGCGC ACCCTGCGGATGGCGTGAAAGGTAAGACGTGGGGCCCGAGCACGTGTCACCAGAAGGAACGAGGCCAAATCATGTTGCCAACAGCGAAAAACAGCgtgaatttttccaaaagcgCCCCAAACCTGGACAAATCGAGATCGTCCCCGGGGGGTGTTCCCCGCATCATTCACAGCGAAATAG ATTACGTGCCTCCTGAAGATTGGGGACCGGAATATCCTATTGCGGGTTCGGTTAGGCATAATATTCCCATGCCCACGCTGTATAATGCGGAAG GTCAAAGATTAAAACCAAAGCTCAGCATAGTAGAACTAGTCCTTTACAACATTGCCGCCATGTTGGCCGGAGTGGCTTCCGGATACGACGTAAGACTGTCCAATATATCCCCTTTGCACCCTAAATTGCAACCCAATAG TCATGTTGAAGTAGATATGCCAGCCTGGAGACCTGTAGAGCCTCAAGATTATGAATATTCCACTATATCCGGTTACAATCACAACACATACCATGGCCCCACGAAACATTGCAGACCTATGTTGACGGGGTCCCAATTGCTGGCTGTTAAAAACGAGGAGAAGCGACCATTAAGGTTCACAGATTCCCCTCAACACCACGCCCCTAACCCTTCACCTCGAAGGAAGTCAAGTTCAACCAGTAACGACGGCTCAGATCTCTACGGACCTTTCGAAAGATCGGCCACTATATACATTCCAGGAGATTATCACAGATGCCAGACTGATCCAGGGCATTGTGTGGGTTGCAGTATTCGACAACCGGAACCTTACCCTACGTATAGTGGGCAGTATGACCAAAGTTGCAGTTCTGAGCATAGTGGAACCACTGCCACTTTGTATGGTTATGGGACCGATTATGCTTATGATAACCCGAGTAGTATTAGCAGTCATAGTGGGGGAAGGACGCCACAAAGGATGCCCATTCAGAGCCATCGGAGGACGCCGTCTAATGTTAGTAATGCGAGTTCGACTACCACAAGTGGGTCGAATGTTAATCCTAGCTTTAg atTAGAAGAAGAATGCACCCCCACTCACTACCTCCCTAGACGACCGCAGTATGAATTTGACTATAACTCATACTCCCGAACCAATTCTcaagattcaaattttgaaaggccTACAACATTAGAAACG GTTGGATATACTAAACTGCGCTCCAGTTTGAAGCGAAATAATTACACAACAGGGGGCCATTCTGGTGGAAACACCCCCACAAATCCCACACCTCCGGACAGTCTAACCAGCGACGATAGTTCGTATATTTCTGCCAAGGAGAGTAATAATGGATCTGTCAGCAG AGTTCGCTTTTCACCGACAACTCTCATAGATTTGCCAGTCCCTGGGCAAAATTTAGACACCACGATACCTTTACAGGCACGAAGGAGTCGGCCACGACCCACTTTAGCTGAGATGGAAAGggaatttttatag
- the LOC136344027 gene encoding mitogen-activated protein kinase kinase kinase 11-like isoform X2 has product MPPLVGAPSPVRQLRRMDRSTVARYTFTGPPSSCPSTPSSTQLVEIYPGCSGLCTALYDYAAQTEDELTLQKGEIVVILSKDAKISGDEGWWTGRISEKVGIFPANFVIDSCETDSSVDTIFADVNLIKIDFKELKLEEVIGVGGFCKVYRGEWRGEEVAVKAARQDADEDVQVTMENVIKEAKLFCLLRHENIVSLEGVCLQEPNLCLVLEYCRGGSLNRVLAGRKIRPDILVDWAIQIARGMDYLHCRAPISLIHRDLKSSNVLLSEAIENEDLNFKTLKITDFGLAREVYQTTRMSQAGTYAWMAPEVIRDSTFSKASDIWSYGVLLWELLTGEVPYKGIDTLAVAYGVACNKLTLPIPTTCPQPWKELMQKCWEPDPHNRPSFEQILVDLDVIVHSSFTQTPHESFHIMQEDWREEIEVVLLELRRKEKACKSYEEELRSREEDLNRAQMQQRLHEEELKQKEQELHAREMHILERELNFMINQQQTPTPKKRKGKFKRSRLKFGKEPGTIISSPLDFRHTLTVKHTLEPKGGIPNSPPGSPAVPRLRAIAHPADGVKGKTWGPSTCHQKERGQIMLPTAKNSVNFSKSAPNLDKSRSSPGGVPRIIHSEIGYSQECLPSIIYYVPPEDWGPEYPIAGSVRHNIPMPTLYNAEGQRLKPKLSIVELVLYNIAAMLAGVASGYDVRLSNISPLHPKLQPNSHVEVDMPAWRPVEPQDYEYSTISGYNHNTYHGPTKHCRPMLTGSQLLAVKNEEKRPLRFTDSPQHHAPNPSPRRKSSSTSNDGSDLYGPFERSATIYIPGDYHRCQTDPGHCVGCSIRQPEPYPTYSGQYDQSCSSEHSGTTATLYGYGTDYAYDNPSSISSHSGGRTPQRMPIQSHRRTPSNVSNASSTTTSGSNVNPSFRLEEECTPTHYLPRRPQYEFDYNSYSRTNSQDSNFERPTTLETVGYTKLRSSLKRNNYTTGGHSGGNTPTNPTPPDSLTSDDSSYISAKESNNGSVSRVRFSPTTLIDLPVPGQNLDTTIPLQARRSRPRPTLAEMEREFL; this is encoded by the exons ATGCCTCCATTGGTGGGCGCCCCCTCGCCCGTCCGCCAACTGAGGCGCATGGACCGCTCTACTGTCGCCCGATACACATTTACGGGCCCCCCCAGCAGCTGTCCCAGTACTCCTAGTTCTACACAGTTAG TTGAAATTTATCCAGGATGCTCAGGGTTATGCACCGCTTTGTACGACTATGCAGCACAGACTGAAGACGAGTTAACACTCCAGAAAGGGGAAATTGTTGTGATATTATCTAAAGATGCCAAGATATCTGGTGATGAAGGCTGGTGGACAGGGAGGATTAGTGAAAAG gTTGGAATCTTCCCTgcaaattttgttattgattCTTGCGAAACAGACAGCAGTGTTGACACAATTTTTGCCGATGTCAATCTcatcaaaattgattttaaggAACTCAAGCTGGAAGAGGTGATAGGAGTCGGTGGCTTTTGTAAG GTATACCGAGGAGAATGGCGTGGAGAAGAGGTGGCCGTAAAAGCCGCTCGCCAAGATGCGGACGAAGACGTACAGGTCACAATGGAAAACGTAATAAAGGAGGCGAAGCTCTTCTGTCTCTTGAGGCACGAGAACATTGTCTCGTTAGAAGGCGTGTGCCTCCAGGAACCAAACCTTTGCCTGGTCCTGGAATACTGTCGCGGCGGTTCCCTGAATCGTGTACTAGCCGGTCGGAAGATCCGACCGGACATTCTGGTGGACTGGGCCATTCAGATAGCGCGGGGTATGGATTATCTGCACTGCAGAGCACCCATATCGCTCATTCATCGggatttgaaaagttccaatg TTCTACTTAGCGAAGCGATCGAAAACgaagatttgaatttcaaaacgttaaaaataacCGACTTTGGCCTGGCCAGAGAAGTTTATCAGACTACTAGGATGTCACAAGCTG GAACGTACGCATGGATGGCTCCGGAAGTAATCCGAGATTCCACATTCTCAAAAGCCAGCGACATCTGGAGTTACGGAGTGCTCCTTTGGGAACTACTAACAGGAGAAGTGCCTTATAAAGGAATTGATACGTTGGCTGTTGCTTATGGGGTAGCATGCAACAAGCTCACTCTTCCAATACCCACTACGTGTCCTCAACCGTGGAAAGAATTGATGCAAA AATGTTGGGAACCGGATCCTCACAATCGCCCTTCATTCGAACAGATACTTGTGGATTTGGATGTAATCGTGCACTCATCATTCACTCAAACTCCTCATGAATCGTTCCATATTATGCAGGAAGATTGGCGGGAGGAAATTGAGGTGGTGCTATTGGAGCTTcgcagaaaagaaaaa gCGTGCAAATCATACGAGGAG GAATTGCGGAGCAGAGAGGAGGATTTGAATCGCGCCCAAATGCAACAAAGACTGCATGAAGAAGaactgaaacaaaaagaaCAGGAGTTGCATGCGAGGGAAATGCACATCTTGGAGCGGGAATTGAACTTCATGATCAATCAGCAGCAAACGCCAACTCCGAAGAAGAGAAAAG gaaaatttaaacgttccCGTTTGAAGTTTGGAAAAGAACCTGGAACGATAATTAGTTCTCCGCTGGATTTCCGACATACGTTAACCGTAAAACACACTTTGGAACCTAAAGGAGGCATTCCTAATAGCCCTCCAGGCTCGCCTGCCGTTCCTCGCTTAAGAGCAATAGCGC ACCCTGCGGATGGCGTGAAAGGTAAGACGTGGGGCCCGAGCACGTGTCACCAGAAGGAACGAGGCCAAATCATGTTGCCAACAGCGAAAAACAGCgtgaatttttccaaaagcgCCCCAAACCTGGACAAATCGAGATCGTCCCCGGGGGGTGTTCCCCGCATCATTCACAGCGAAATAG GCTACTCTCAGGAGTGTCTTCCAAGTATAATAT ATTACGTGCCTCCTGAAGATTGGGGACCGGAATATCCTATTGCGGGTTCGGTTAGGCATAATATTCCCATGCCCACGCTGTATAATGCGGAAG GTCAAAGATTAAAACCAAAGCTCAGCATAGTAGAACTAGTCCTTTACAACATTGCCGCCATGTTGGCCGGAGTGGCTTCCGGATACGACGTAAGACTGTCCAATATATCCCCTTTGCACCCTAAATTGCAACCCAATAG TCATGTTGAAGTAGATATGCCAGCCTGGAGACCTGTAGAGCCTCAAGATTATGAATATTCCACTATATCCGGTTACAATCACAACACATACCATGGCCCCACGAAACATTGCAGACCTATGTTGACGGGGTCCCAATTGCTGGCTGTTAAAAACGAGGAGAAGCGACCATTAAGGTTCACAGATTCCCCTCAACACCACGCCCCTAACCCTTCACCTCGAAGGAAGTCAAGTTCAACCAGTAACGACGGCTCAGATCTCTACGGACCTTTCGAAAGATCGGCCACTATATACATTCCAGGAGATTATCACAGATGCCAGACTGATCCAGGGCATTGTGTGGGTTGCAGTATTCGACAACCGGAACCTTACCCTACGTATAGTGGGCAGTATGACCAAAGTTGCAGTTCTGAGCATAGTGGAACCACTGCCACTTTGTATGGTTATGGGACCGATTATGCTTATGATAACCCGAGTAGTATTAGCAGTCATAGTGGGGGAAGGACGCCACAAAGGATGCCCATTCAGAGCCATCGGAGGACGCCGTCTAATGTTAGTAATGCGAGTTCGACTACCACAAGTGGGTCGAATGTTAATCCTAGCTTTAg atTAGAAGAAGAATGCACCCCCACTCACTACCTCCCTAGACGACCGCAGTATGAATTTGACTATAACTCATACTCCCGAACCAATTCTcaagattcaaattttgaaaggccTACAACATTAGAAACG GTTGGATATACTAAACTGCGCTCCAGTTTGAAGCGAAATAATTACACAACAGGGGGCCATTCTGGTGGAAACACCCCCACAAATCCCACACCTCCGGACAGTCTAACCAGCGACGATAGTTCGTATATTTCTGCCAAGGAGAGTAATAATGGATCTGTCAGCAG AGTTCGCTTTTCACCGACAACTCTCATAGATTTGCCAGTCCCTGGGCAAAATTTAGACACCACGATACCTTTACAGGCACGAAGGAGTCGGCCACGACCCACTTTAGCTGAGATGGAAAGggaatttttatag